The Halorussus gelatinilyticus genome contains the following window.
GAACACGTCGAGAAGTTCATGGGTCTGTTCGACGCCATCATCGACCTCGACCGCGACGGCGACGTGAACAGCGACTTCGAGAGCGTCTGAGGTCTCTGCGGGCGGGTTTCTCCGAAGACGGACTGCGATAGAGGAGTCGCTTCTGTCCCCGATTTCGCTCGATTCTCCCTCCGACGCGGTACCGTGCGGTCGCGGTGCGGTAGACTCCTTTTCGTCGGCGATAGCCGACTCCGACGAACCAACTACCCCGAATCGACCGAAAAACGAGCAAAACTACCGCTCGACCGGAAACGCTACGAAAAGAACTTCAGCAGGTCGTCCCGCTTAGCCTCGTGCAGATGCTCTTTCACCGCCTCGTTCAGCGCGTCGATGTTCCCGCGCTTGGCGCTGATGGGCGCAATCGTGTCCTGCCACTGCTTCCACGGCGGGTGCAGACCGAGGCGGTCGCACAGCTCGTCCAGTCGCTCGTCCTCGTCGTCCACCTTGTCCATCTTGTTGACCGCGACGACGACCGGAATCCCCACGTCCCGGAGGAAGTAGAACATCTCCACGTCGTAGGGAATCTCGTCCTCGCCCGAGTGACGGTCGATGATGTCCACCGCGCTCTTGCCGTCTACCACGAGGACGCCCACGAGGATGTCGTCGGCGTTGTCCTCGATGTACCGGACGATGTCGGTCTTTATCTGCTCGCGTTGCTCTTCGGGGACGCCCGACATGAAGCCGAAGCCCGGCAGGTCGCTCAGCACGAAGTCGTCGCTGGCCCAGTCGTAGTGGTTCGGCGAACGCGTGACGCCGGGCTTGCTCCCCGTGTCGAAGGTGTGGCCGGTGATCTCGCGCATCAGCGTGGACTTGCCGACGTTCGACCGGCCGACGAAAATTACCTCGTCGCTTCGGTCCGGGCGACTCTCGAACATGGGTGTCCTTTCGAGCGACGGGGTTTAACGGGTGTGATTCTGCGGAGTTCGGATTCGGACGTTACCGCTATCGAGCAGACGACGCGAATCTTGCTCGACAATCGAGCAGAAGGGAAGAGGATGCCAAACCGAGCAGAAGGTGAGGGGACACTAAATTGAGCAAGGGGTACGAGAGACGCTAGCTTCATGCTTGAGCATCGGAGTCACGGCGACCCCACCGCGACTGTACGCACTACAACCGCACCGCAACTGCGCCCCGTACCTCCCTGCCTGCGTCTGCGCTCGGACGCGGGCGCATCTCGGACACGGCCGAGCGCAGTCGCGGCGCGTCCTGCCGTCGGTGAAGATACGCGGTTCCGTAGTCGGTGAAGATTCCCTGTTCCGTGGTCGGCGAAGATACGCGCACCGAACCCTGCCGTCTCCCGAGTCCGGGACTCCGTGGGCACCCGCAAAACCGCCGGCGTCCGCGTGCCGCGGCTTATTTACCCCTTCCGTGCAATCTCAGAACGTATGCGGCTCGTGCAGGTTTCGATTCCGGCGGGCAAGCGAGAGTTGGTCGCCGACGTCCTCGACGAGGAGGGCGTCGATTACATGCTGACCGACGAGACCAGCGGTCGGGAGTACACCGCCATCGCGTACTTCCCGCTGCCGACCAGCGCGGTCCAGCCGATTCTCGATAAGTTGCAGGACGCCGGGTTGGGCGAGGACCCCCACGCGGTCATCATCGACGCCGAGACCGACACCTCCCGCCAGTATCAGGAACTCGAACGGCGATTCGCCGAGGAGAACGACAACCCCTCGACCATCGCCCGCGAGGAGATTCGGACCGAAGCCCGCGAGATGACCCCCGAGTTCCCGACGTTCGTGGCGATGACGGTCATCAGCGCGGTCGTCGCCACCGCGGGAATGCTGTTGGACTCCCCGGCGGTCGTCGTCGGGTCGATGGTCATCGCGCCGCTCATCGGGCCGGCGATGGGCGCGAGCGTCGGCACCGTCCTCGGCGACCGGCAACTGTTCCAGCGCGGCGTGAAGTACCAGTTCATCGGCGGCTTCGCGGCCATCGGGTCCGCGGCCGTCTTCGCGGTTATCGTGCGCTACGGTCTGCTGATTCCGCCGGGGACCGACGTTCTCGACATCTCGCAGGTAAGCGGGCGACTCACGCCCGACTTCCTCTCGCTCGCGGTCGCCATCGGCGCGGGCGCGGCGGGCGTCCTGAGCCTCGCCTCCGGCGTCTCGGTCGCCATCGTCGGCGTGATGATCGCCGCGGCCCTCGTTCCACCCGCCGCCGCGGTCGGCATCGCCATCGCGTGGCAACAGCCGCTCGCGGCGGTCAGTTCGCTGGTCCTCGTCCTCGTCAACATCCTCTCCATCAACCTCTCCGGACTGGTCGTCCTCTGGTATCTGGGCTACCGGCCGAAAAACTGGTTCACTCGGAACGAGACCCGGACGGCGCTGTTCAAGCGCATCGGCATCCTCGTCGTCCTCATCGGTCTTCTGTCGCTGTTCCTCGGCGGCGTCACCTTCACCAGCATCCAGAACGCCACCTTCCAGAACCAGGCCCAAGCGGAGGTAGAGAGCGTCATCGGCGAGACGGGGTCGCCCTACGAGGACGCCCGACTCTTCGGCACGGAGTTCAAGGCGGGCAGTACCCTCCCGTTCGACCGGTCCCGGCGGGTGGTCGTCACCGTCGGCAAACCGCCGGGCGAACAGTACCCCGACCTCGCGGAGCGGTTGAGCGAGCGCATCAACCGCAACACCGGCCACGAAATCGACGTGCAGGTTCGGTACATCGAGTACGACGACGACGACGACCCCGACACGCGGTCTGGGGAACGAGCGCCCGAGGGATAAGTCAAACCGTCGTTTCACTCATACAGAGCTTTTTGCCGACCGCCGTCGTACCGACGGTGCGATGTCCAGAAAGCTACTAGCGACGGTGGGGGTCGCGCTCCTGCTGGTGACGGCCGGGTGTGCGGGGAGCCTGAATCCGGCGGCGAGCGCGAACGCACAGACCGACCAAACGAACGGGACCGACCGGAGCGGAAACTCGACCATCAGCGTCTCGGCGTCCGGACAGGTCGAGGCCGAACCCGACCAGGCGGTGCTACAGGTCGCGGTCCTCGCCAGCGGCGACGACGCGAACGCGGTCCGCGAGCAGGTGGCCCAGAACGTGACCCGGATGCGCGAGGCGCTCCGGAACGCCGGTATCGCCGATGACCAGATTCGAACGGTGCAGTACAGCATCGACCAGCAGTACCGCGAGGAGAACGGTGAGCGCCGACCCGACGGGTTCCAAGGCGTCCACGCCTTCGAGATTACCCTCTCGAACGTGAGTCGCGCCGGACCCGTCATCGACGCGGCGGTCTCGAACGGGGCCGACCGAGTCCAGAGCGTCCAGTTGACGCTCTCGGAGGAGCGCCGCCGCGAGGTCCGCGCCGACGCGCTCCGGAACGCGATGGACAACGCTCGCGCCGACGCCGACGTCATCGCCGAGAGCGCGAACCTGACGGTCTCGGGCGTCCACACCGTCTCGACCGGCGACGTGGGATTCAGTTCCGTCCGGGCCGAGGCACTGACCGCACAGTCCGACGCCGGAACGCAAATCGAGTCGGGTCCCGTCACCGTCACCGCGCAGGTTTCGGTGACGTACAACGCGACCGGATAAGAGAGAGCGTCGCGCGAGCGACTGCGGTACGCAGTCGCTCGCACCGCACAACACCACGCCGTACGCCGCGCGTGGCGGCCTGAACTCTTTTCTTTTGGAATCCCGTGGCTCTCCTGTGCGCCTCATCCACGTCCTGATTCCGGCCGAGCGCCGCGGTCCGATTCTCGGCGCGCTCGACGACAAGGAGATAGACTACGCCGTCCTCGAAACCGACGAACGGACGAGCGAGGAGGTAATGGTCGAGTTTCCGCTCCCGAGCGACGGCGTCGGCGACGTGATGGACGCGCTCGAAGACGCCGGACTCGAAGAGGAGGAGTACACCGTCATGGCCACGGCGGAGACGGCCTCGACGCCCAACATGGAGCGGTTGCAGAACCGATACGCCGACGACTTCGACCCGCTGACCCGGAAGGAACTCCGGTCGAAGGTGCGGGACATGGCCCACGACCGCAACTCGTTCGTCTGGATGATATTCCTGAGCGCCATCATCGCCACCGCGGGGCTACTGCTCGACTCCCCGGCCATCGTCGTCGGGTCGATGGTCATCGCGCCGATGGTCGGGCCGGTCCTGACCGCGAGCGCCGGAGCGGTCACCGGCGACCGGCGGATGCTCGTGGACAGCATCAAGATGCAGGCGCTCGGGTTGGTCGTCGCCACCGTCAGTTCGCTGGCGTTCGGCTACCTCCTGAAGTCCTTCTCGTTCGTGCCGCAGTTGCAGATTACCGCGCTCGCTCAAATCAGTTCGCGCGTCGCGCCGAGTCTGCTCACGGTCGCGGTCGGTCTCGCCGCGGGGAGCGCGTCGGCGTT
Protein-coding sequences here:
- a CDS encoding SIMPL domain-containing protein — translated: MSRKLLATVGVALLLVTAGCAGSLNPAASANAQTDQTNGTDRSGNSTISVSASGQVEAEPDQAVLQVAVLASGDDANAVREQVAQNVTRMREALRNAGIADDQIRTVQYSIDQQYREENGERRPDGFQGVHAFEITLSNVSRAGPVIDAAVSNGADRVQSVQLTLSEERRREVRADALRNAMDNARADADVIAESANLTVSGVHTVSTGDVGFSSVRAEALTAQSDAGTQIESGPVTVTAQVSVTYNATG
- a CDS encoding TIGR00341 family protein; the encoded protein is MRLVQVSIPAGKRELVADVLDEEGVDYMLTDETSGREYTAIAYFPLPTSAVQPILDKLQDAGLGEDPHAVIIDAETDTSRQYQELERRFAEENDNPSTIAREEIRTEAREMTPEFPTFVAMTVISAVVATAGMLLDSPAVVVGSMVIAPLIGPAMGASVGTVLGDRQLFQRGVKYQFIGGFAAIGSAAVFAVIVRYGLLIPPGTDVLDISQVSGRLTPDFLSLAVAIGAGAAGVLSLASGVSVAIVGVMIAAALVPPAAAVGIAIAWQQPLAAVSSLVLVLVNILSINLSGLVVLWYLGYRPKNWFTRNETRTALFKRIGILVVLIGLLSLFLGGVTFTSIQNATFQNQAQAEVESVIGETGSPYEDARLFGTEFKAGSTLPFDRSRRVVVTVGKPPGEQYPDLAERLSERINRNTGHEIDVQVRYIEYDDDDDPDTRSGERAPEG
- a CDS encoding TIGR00341 family protein, with the translated sequence MRLIHVLIPAERRGPILGALDDKEIDYAVLETDERTSEEVMVEFPLPSDGVGDVMDALEDAGLEEEEYTVMATAETASTPNMERLQNRYADDFDPLTRKELRSKVRDMAHDRNSFVWMIFLSAIIATAGLLLDSPAIVVGSMVIAPMVGPVLTASAGAVTGDRRMLVDSIKMQALGLVVATVSSLAFGYLLKSFSFVPQLQITALAQISSRVAPSLLTVAVGLAAGSASAFGVTTKGPTSLIGVMIAAALIPAAATTGVAVIWGFPVVAAGSLVLLLVSLVGINVAAFATLWYLGYRPNGFDRKLWAAESRREAAILAVSVLAVLIVVVGASYGTYQQITYQRTINQEVSSVLDNSAYNNLTYVSTNTEYAFTGGRLESESVTVTVSRTSDREYPQLATRLQRRIDAATTQNPSIRVHFVDYEVANSSQASLSGPRSGDATGLRNGA
- the engB gene encoding GTP-binding protein EngB, which encodes MFESRPDRSDEVIFVGRSNVGKSTLMREITGHTFDTGSKPGVTRSPNHYDWASDDFVLSDLPGFGFMSGVPEEQREQIKTDIVRYIEDNADDILVGVLVVDGKSAVDIIDRHSGEDEIPYDVEMFYFLRDVGIPVVVAVNKMDKVDDEDERLDELCDRLGLHPPWKQWQDTIAPISAKRGNIDALNEAVKEHLHEAKRDDLLKFFS